From Acidipropionibacterium acidipropionici, one genomic window encodes:
- a CDS encoding thioredoxin domain-containing protein: MPNHLADATSPYLLSHAANPVDWFGWGSDAFDEARSRDLPLLISVGYSSCHWCHVMALESFSDPEVAEVVNEYFVPVKVDREENPEVDASLMQATLALTGSGGWPNTVFCTPDGRPFFAGTYFPPEPRDGQPAFVDVVRALGQAWQERRDEVVQQAGVITDQLRAMASAQEPDDGAATGMPTAQELLDAVSTDYDIVNGGFGGPTKFPTPTLIDALLVKGDPTSLDMAQNTCEHLVRGGIFDQVGGGFHRYSTDSQWTVPHFEKMLNDNGLLLGTMARCWRRTADHDPDRRALYDHAVRRTVDWLRREMTTEEGLLAASLDADSDDLAGHTHEGIFYLWNTQLLVDALGEEEAGWLRPLLHLGDQGNFEGDLSTLQMRGRLDWERINADLDRMLEYRALRSRPARDEKVVTAWNAMVIDSLVEAGMILREWSWVEWAGELADKLWRAHWQGGRLLRTSLHGRPGTGAVTEDHAHLGLALAGLAGATGRRVWLDRAVEVLDAAVDRFSEPDGGFADAAASDLVVAPARTLTDDANPSPTSAMVKALRRVGLMAGREDLVERADLASRRLARVVVGAPRYAGWALADHLISDDARRGLRPAAVVVVEEDAEPGELAAAAWRMAPSGSALMRGAAGTDGFAEWFDERGDEQGPTAYVCRGTVCFEPVTDYLELKDPLWRRV; the protein is encoded by the coding sequence TGCCGAATCACCTGGCCGATGCCACGAGCCCGTACCTGCTGTCCCACGCCGCCAATCCCGTCGACTGGTTCGGATGGGGATCCGACGCCTTCGACGAGGCCCGGAGCCGGGACCTGCCGCTGCTCATCAGCGTCGGCTACTCCTCCTGCCACTGGTGCCATGTGATGGCCCTGGAGTCGTTCTCCGACCCGGAGGTGGCCGAGGTCGTCAACGAGTACTTCGTCCCGGTCAAGGTGGACCGCGAGGAGAACCCCGAGGTGGACGCCTCCCTCATGCAGGCGACCCTGGCACTGACCGGCTCGGGCGGCTGGCCCAACACGGTCTTCTGCACCCCCGACGGCCGGCCCTTCTTCGCCGGGACCTACTTTCCGCCCGAGCCCCGGGACGGGCAGCCCGCCTTCGTCGACGTCGTCCGGGCCCTGGGTCAGGCCTGGCAGGAACGCCGCGACGAGGTGGTGCAGCAGGCCGGGGTGATCACCGACCAGCTGAGGGCCATGGCCTCGGCCCAGGAGCCGGACGACGGCGCCGCTACCGGGATGCCGACCGCCCAGGAGCTCCTGGACGCCGTCTCCACCGACTACGACATCGTCAACGGCGGATTCGGCGGCCCCACCAAGTTCCCGACCCCCACCCTCATCGACGCCCTTCTCGTCAAGGGCGACCCGACAAGCCTGGACATGGCCCAGAACACCTGCGAACACCTGGTGCGCGGCGGCATCTTCGACCAGGTCGGCGGGGGCTTCCACCGCTACAGCACCGACTCCCAGTGGACGGTGCCGCACTTCGAGAAGATGCTCAACGACAACGGCCTTCTGCTGGGCACCATGGCCCGATGCTGGCGGCGCACCGCCGACCACGATCCGGACCGGCGCGCCCTCTACGACCACGCCGTGCGGCGCACCGTCGACTGGCTGCGGCGCGAGATGACGACCGAGGAGGGGCTGCTGGCGGCCTCACTCGACGCCGACTCCGACGATCTTGCCGGCCACACCCATGAGGGCATCTTCTATCTGTGGAACACCCAGCTGCTGGTCGACGCCCTGGGCGAGGAGGAGGCCGGATGGCTGCGCCCCCTCCTGCACCTGGGCGACCAGGGGAACTTCGAGGGGGACCTCTCGACCCTCCAGATGCGCGGGAGGCTGGACTGGGAGAGGATCAACGCCGACCTCGACCGGATGCTCGAGTACCGGGCGCTGCGCTCCCGGCCGGCCCGCGACGAGAAGGTGGTCACGGCGTGGAACGCCATGGTCATCGACTCCCTCGTGGAGGCCGGCATGATCCTGCGGGAATGGTCCTGGGTCGAGTGGGCCGGAGAGCTCGCCGACAAGCTGTGGAGGGCGCACTGGCAGGGTGGCCGCCTGCTGCGGACCTCCCTGCACGGGCGCCCCGGTACCGGGGCCGTCACCGAGGACCACGCCCATCTCGGGCTGGCCCTGGCGGGGCTGGCAGGAGCGACCGGCCGCCGGGTCTGGCTCGATCGGGCGGTCGAGGTGCTGGACGCCGCGGTGGACCGGTTCTCGGAGCCCGACGGGGGATTCGCCGACGCCGCCGCCTCGGATCTCGTGGTGGCCCCGGCTCGCACCCTCACCGACGACGCGAATCCCTCGCCCACCTCGGCGATGGTCAAGGCGCTGCGCCGGGTCGGCCTGATGGCCGGGCGCGAGGACCTCGTCGAGCGCGCCGACCTGGCATCCCGGCGTCTGGCCAGGGTGGTCGTCGGGGCTCCGCGCTATGCGGGGTGGGCGCTCGCGGACCATCTCATCTCCGACGACGCGCGCCGCGGGCTGCGGCCGGCCGCCGTCGTCGTGGTCGAGGAGGACGCCGAGCCCGGGGAGCTCGCGGCGGCCGCCTGGCGGATGGCGCCCTCGGGGTCGGCGCTGATGCGGGGCGCCGCCGGAACCGACGGCTTCGCCGAGTGGTTCGACGAGCGCGGGGACGAGCAGGGCCCGACGGCCTATGTGTGCCGGGGCACGGTGTGCTTCGAACCGGTCACCGACTACTTGGAGCTCAAGGACCCGCTGTGGAGGAGAGTCTGA
- a CDS encoding isoprenyl transferase, which produces MHPAEHYIAKAGELLDRLHPSGLLYNTYEARLLDQLDRTRLPQHVAVLADGNRRWARLNAPGEPLVAGYQAGSDKLQAFCHWCDGVGIPVVTLWVLSTDNLQRAETGELGPLLKIIESLVITLARNPRWRVQTVGDMGLLPDDMAASLAEARKATADHDGMHINVAIAYGGRHELRDAVRSLLAEEAAKGTSLEELSQSLEIDQIAEHLYTKGQPDPDLIIRTSGEQRLSGFLMWQSAHSEFYFCEALWPDFRKVDFLRALRSFTQRERRYGR; this is translated from the coding sequence ATGCACCCTGCCGAGCACTACATCGCAAAGGCGGGCGAGTTGCTGGACCGCCTCCACCCCTCGGGTCTGCTCTACAACACCTACGAGGCGCGTCTGCTGGACCAGCTCGACCGCACCCGCCTGCCCCAGCACGTCGCCGTGCTGGCTGACGGCAACCGGCGCTGGGCCCGGCTCAATGCCCCCGGGGAACCGCTGGTCGCCGGCTACCAGGCCGGCTCCGACAAACTCCAGGCCTTCTGCCACTGGTGCGACGGGGTCGGAATCCCGGTCGTCACCCTCTGGGTGCTGTCGACCGACAACCTCCAGCGCGCCGAGACCGGGGAACTGGGGCCGCTGCTCAAGATCATCGAGTCATTGGTCATCACCCTGGCGCGCAACCCCCGCTGGCGGGTCCAGACGGTCGGCGACATGGGGCTCCTTCCCGACGACATGGCGGCCTCCCTCGCCGAGGCCCGGAAGGCCACCGCCGATCACGACGGCATGCACATCAATGTGGCGATCGCATACGGGGGGCGCCACGAGCTGCGTGACGCCGTGCGCTCGCTGCTCGCGGAGGAGGCGGCCAAGGGCACCTCCCTTGAGGAGCTCTCGCAGTCCCTGGAGATCGACCAGATCGCCGAGCACCTCTACACGAAGGGCCAGCCGGATCCCGACCTCATCATCCGCACATCCGGGGAGCAGCGCCTGTCGGGATTCCTCATGTGGCAGAGCGCCCACTCGGAGTTCTACTTCTGCGAGGCGCTGTGGCCCGACTTCCGGAAGGTGGACTTCCTGCGCGCGCTGCGCTCCTTCACCCAGCGCGAGCGCCGGTACGGCAGATAG